One segment of Hemitrygon akajei unplaced genomic scaffold, sHemAka1.3 Scf000113, whole genome shotgun sequence DNA contains the following:
- the LOC140723434 gene encoding uncharacterized protein: MAHQRVHTRERPFTCSDCGKGFTRSSDLMAHQRVHTGERPFICSDCGKGFISSSKLKIHQRVHTGERPFTCSDCGKGFTQSSYLLVHQSVHTGERPFTCSECGKGFTQSSTLMAHQRVHSGERLFTCSDCGRGFTRSYKLKVHQRVHTGERPFTCSDCGKGFTQSCLLKLHQRVHTGERPFTCSDCGKGFTCSSQLKVHQRVHTGERPFTCTVCGKGFTLSPHLLRHQLVHTGEWPFTCSVCGKGFTESSFLQRHQSVHTGKWRFTCSDCGKGFNRLSHLLSHQSAHTGKGPFTCSVCGKGFISSSQLKIHQRFHTGERPFSCTDCGKGFTMSSHLKVHQRVHTRERPFTCSDCGKGFTSSSQLKVHQRVHTGERPFTCSDCGKGFTRTSQLQRHQRVHTG; encoded by the coding sequence atggctcaccagcgagttcacactagggagaggccgttcacctgctcagactgtgggaagggattcactcggtcatctgacctaatggctcaccagagagttcacactggggagaggccattcatctgctcagactgtgggaagggattcatttcgtcatctaaactgaagatacatcagagagttcacactggagagaggccattcacctgctcagactgtgggaagggattcactcagtcatcctacctactggtacaccagtcagttcacactggggaaaggccgttcacctgctcagagtgtgggaaaggatttactcaatcatccaccctaatggctcaccagcgagttcatagtggggagcggctgttcacctgctcggactgtgggagggggtTCACTCGGTCatataaactgaaggtacatcagcgagttcacactggagagaggccattcacctgctcagactgtgggaagggattcactcagtcatgtctactgaagttacatcagcgagttcacactggggagcggccgttcacttgctcagactgtgggaagggattcacttgctcatctcaactgaaggtacatcagcgagttcatactggggagaggccgttcacctgcacagtctgtgggaagggattcactttgtcacctcacctactgagacaccagttagttcatactggggagtggccattcacttgctcagtctgtggaaagggattcactgaatcatctttcctgcagagacaccagtcagttcacactgggaagtggcggttcacctgctcagactgtgggaagggattcaatcggttATCTCACCTGCTGTCACACCAGTCAGCCCATACAGGGAaagggccgttcacctgctcagtctgtgggaagggtttcatttcgtcatctcaactgaagatacatcagcgatttcacactggggagaggccgttctcctgcacagactgtgggaagggattcactatgtcatctcatctgaaggtacatcagagagttcacactagggagaggccattcacctgctcagactgtgggaagggattcacttcatcatctcaactgaaggtacatcagagagttcacactggggagaggccgttcacctgctcagactgtgggaagggattcactcggacatctcaactacagagacaccagcgagttcacactgggtag